Proteins found in one Arthrobacter sp. U41 genomic segment:
- the hpf gene encoding ribosome hibernation-promoting factor, HPF/YfiA family, which yields MEFMISGRNLTVSDRFREYADEKISKIASLGDKVQRVDAKVSKETKARQADEMLTVELTVLGRGPVIRAEASAADKFAAFDLAYNKLLERLRRAKDRKKVHHGRHAPKSVTEATATLEPASTSEPIYEEANHWLEPKEAPAEKSPYEIENDIPAGDSPVLIRRKVFPAASLTLDDAVDNMELVGHDFYLFVDKETKAPSVVYRRDGWTYGVISLDQTCEPGAVPAPLEEKIIAYRSEDEPASA from the coding sequence ATGGAGTTCATGATCAGCGGACGCAATTTGACGGTCTCAGACCGGTTCCGCGAATACGCCGACGAGAAGATCTCGAAGATCGCGTCGCTGGGGGACAAGGTCCAGCGGGTGGACGCTAAGGTTTCCAAGGAGACCAAGGCCCGGCAGGCCGATGAGATGCTCACGGTTGAGTTGACCGTCCTGGGCCGGGGCCCCGTGATTCGTGCCGAAGCCAGCGCAGCCGACAAGTTCGCCGCGTTCGATCTCGCGTACAACAAGCTTCTTGAGCGCCTGCGCCGGGCGAAGGACCGCAAGAAGGTCCACCACGGCCGGCACGCCCCCAAGTCCGTCACCGAGGCCACGGCTACCCTTGAGCCCGCGAGCACCAGCGAGCCCATTTACGAAGAGGCGAACCACTGGCTGGAGCCCAAGGAAGCTCCGGCAGAAAAATCGCCGTACGAGATCGAGAACGATATTCCGGCCGGAGACTCGCCCGTGCTGATCCGCCGCAAGGTGTTTCCCGCGGCATCCCTGACGCTCGACGACGCGGTCGACAACATGGAACTCGTGGGCCACGACTTCTACCTCTTCGTGGACAAGGAGACCAAGGCGCCCTCCGTCGTGTACCGCCGGGACGGATGGACCTACGGGGTGATCTCCCTGGACCAGACCTGCGAACCCGGTGCGGTTCCGGCTCCGCTGGAAGAGAAGATCATCGCCTACCGCTCCGAGGATGAGCCGGCCAGCGCATAA
- a CDS encoding ComF family protein, translating to MGTSREFRDRDRTPDPDLAPATTAAAGHRGGYRRPLARLADAAAAAAAEVLALAAPVDCVCCGAEDLALCGGCERQVRLLMNKPFRAEAQAPALMDVNGSVLLPVVAAGAYRAELAQAVLSFKKHGQGQLAEVLSKGLAGAIAAAAGDTPGMLLVPVPTGGAAYRKRGFSPVHVLLGWLTRPRAAGAGRGHGFSVVHALRKTGTRAGLGRSGKVAADAAVRLDPAPAEPATAGALPGRRGLPRTGAGYGLTGHRGGPGGQKGLGRGDRAQRVRGSMRVRRGLFAPEVNGRPCIIIDDVLTTGATLAEAARALGAAGAVVRGAVVLAATRPPVTLEYGAAVSELAGQRPVNEKNKPQKDE from the coding sequence GTGGGGACATCCAGGGAATTCCGTGACCGGGACCGCACTCCTGACCCTGATCTGGCTCCGGCGACGACCGCTGCGGCGGGACACCGGGGTGGCTACCGCCGGCCGCTGGCGCGGCTTGCGGACGCGGCCGCAGCCGCCGCAGCCGAGGTACTGGCACTCGCCGCGCCGGTGGACTGCGTCTGTTGCGGGGCTGAAGACCTGGCGCTCTGCGGCGGCTGCGAACGGCAGGTCCGGCTGTTGATGAACAAACCGTTCAGGGCGGAGGCGCAGGCCCCGGCCCTGATGGACGTGAACGGATCCGTGCTCCTTCCGGTCGTTGCCGCCGGCGCGTACCGCGCGGAGCTGGCGCAGGCGGTGCTGTCCTTCAAGAAGCACGGCCAGGGGCAACTCGCGGAGGTGCTCTCGAAGGGCCTCGCCGGGGCGATCGCTGCCGCTGCCGGGGACACCCCGGGGATGCTGCTCGTGCCGGTGCCAACCGGCGGCGCTGCCTACCGTAAGCGCGGCTTCAGCCCGGTCCATGTGCTCCTCGGCTGGCTCACACGCCCCCGGGCGGCGGGGGCCGGCCGGGGCCACGGCTTCTCCGTTGTCCACGCCCTCCGGAAGACGGGGACGCGGGCCGGTCTCGGGAGATCCGGGAAGGTCGCGGCGGATGCAGCGGTCCGGCTGGACCCCGCCCCGGCTGAACCGGCGACCGCCGGTGCGCTGCCCGGTCGCAGGGGCCTGCCGAGGACCGGAGCCGGATACGGTCTGACCGGACATCGGGGAGGACCCGGCGGGCAAAAGGGATTGGGGCGCGGAGACCGCGCGCAGCGTGTCAGGGGATCCATGCGCGTCCGCCGCGGGCTGTTTGCTCCGGAGGTGAACGGCCGGCCGTGCATCATCATTGACGACGTCCTCACGACAGGGGCCACGTTGGCCGAGGCCGCACGGGCGTTGGGTGCCGCCGGTGCAGTGGTGAGGGGCGCCGTCGTCCTCGCCGCGACACGCCCGCCGGTCACTCTCGAGTACGGCGCCGCGGTCAGCGAGTTGGCGGGGCAGCGGCCCGTAAACGAAAAAAATAAACCACAAAAGGATGAATAA
- a CDS encoding Rv3235 family protein has protein sequence MSAMTSPRAAAEAPVSTAPPLRLVPGGAEPPGRPAGSPAPPAQLLGLADEERQICAISRSTVQAAIEVLAGTRPAQQLARRLDERCLCALQHRAALTRRVPCGASPTAGRLHRNASVRSVRACRVSADVYEASAVVVEELRVRAVALRLERSRLTWRVTVLEIG, from the coding sequence ATGAGCGCCATGACCAGCCCCCGCGCAGCCGCAGAGGCCCCCGTCTCCACTGCCCCGCCACTGCGTCTGGTCCCGGGAGGCGCGGAACCGCCCGGCCGGCCGGCTGGTTCTCCTGCTCCGCCGGCGCAGCTGCTGGGGTTGGCCGACGAGGAACGGCAAATCTGTGCGATCTCCCGCAGCACCGTTCAGGCCGCCATCGAAGTACTGGCCGGCACCCGGCCTGCGCAGCAGCTAGCCCGGCGGCTCGACGAGCGCTGCCTCTGCGCACTTCAGCACCGGGCTGCCCTGACCCGGAGGGTCCCGTGCGGAGCCTCCCCGACGGCGGGACGGCTGCACCGAAACGCCTCCGTCCGCTCGGTCCGGGCCTGCCGGGTGTCTGCGGACGTCTACGAGGCCAGCGCCGTCGTGGTCGAGGAGTTGCGGGTCCGTGCGGTCGCTCTGAGGCTGGAACGCAGCAGGCTCACGTGGCGGGTGACCGTGCTGGAAATTGGCTGA
- a CDS encoding LpqB family beta-propeller domain-containing protein — protein MSGASRRPSRAGAALLAVLLVLLTSCAQIPRSGPVGKSTDESAGNPNNAPVFFPSAPREGAAPEAVIEDFYLAGSGYEDDYAVARQYLTQASSVTWKPDQRVLVFRSARVVPTGVENVFNYELDVSYSVDADGVATRLPERTKENIPAALTQVDGEWRIAELPDGTAIPEETFKVIYGAYPIYFYDPTFTYAVPDVRWFIKKKTVKAMTSALLGGPAPYLKGAVVSAFPSGIKLARESVPVVSGAAQVDLTAKDLVEASNEDRLRMQTQLSLTFRSQPDVINVELRANQGLVRVEDNGSVLPPIRDKNVPAHQIAVSNGDLVRYENNRISPLPGIQPVSALAPRAPAESPVSPAVAFLNADRGTLYSIVPDQPARALTTRATLTRPSFDRYDWVWTAGPGASGATEMIAHRPVGVAEGASVPAVTLAPAWLAGRSVKEFRVSREGTRALIFTEQNGRTKVQVTGIVRAADGTPKDLTVPMTLLASSDPDQGVWVDDSTIAVMKGSPSESVTPELLSLTSSEPQQLTPWPGLTALSAGNGVEEIYAQSAEGIFQRLGSGWTPQLKGPIHPSYPG, from the coding sequence ATGAGCGGTGCCTCAAGGAGACCCAGCCGTGCAGGTGCCGCGCTGCTGGCGGTGCTGCTGGTCCTACTGACATCGTGCGCCCAGATCCCGCGCTCGGGCCCGGTGGGAAAAAGCACCGATGAGAGCGCAGGCAACCCCAACAATGCCCCCGTTTTCTTCCCTTCCGCGCCGCGGGAGGGGGCCGCGCCCGAAGCCGTGATCGAGGACTTCTATCTCGCCGGCAGCGGCTATGAGGACGACTACGCGGTCGCGCGCCAATACCTGACCCAGGCGTCGTCCGTGACCTGGAAGCCGGACCAGCGGGTGCTGGTCTTCCGCTCAGCGCGCGTGGTGCCGACCGGCGTCGAAAACGTCTTCAACTACGAACTGGACGTGTCCTACTCCGTCGACGCGGATGGGGTCGCGACCCGGCTGCCGGAGAGGACCAAAGAGAACATTCCCGCGGCGCTGACCCAAGTGGACGGTGAATGGCGGATTGCGGAACTCCCCGACGGCACGGCGATCCCGGAAGAGACCTTCAAGGTCATCTACGGCGCCTACCCGATCTATTTCTACGACCCGACGTTCACCTACGCCGTGCCTGATGTCCGGTGGTTCATCAAGAAGAAGACCGTCAAGGCCATGACCAGCGCCCTCCTGGGCGGTCCGGCCCCCTATCTCAAGGGTGCCGTCGTCAGCGCCTTCCCCTCCGGCATCAAACTCGCCCGCGAGTCGGTCCCGGTCGTCTCCGGTGCCGCCCAGGTGGACCTCACGGCCAAGGACCTCGTGGAGGCCTCCAACGAGGACCGGCTTCGGATGCAGACCCAGCTTTCCCTCACCTTCCGCAGCCAGCCCGACGTCATCAACGTCGAACTCAGGGCCAACCAGGGTCTGGTGCGCGTGGAGGACAACGGTTCGGTCCTCCCGCCGATCCGGGACAAGAACGTCCCGGCCCACCAGATCGCCGTGAGCAACGGCGATCTCGTCCGGTATGAGAACAACAGGATCTCGCCACTTCCCGGCATCCAGCCGGTCTCGGCACTGGCGCCACGGGCCCCGGCGGAGTCTCCCGTCTCGCCGGCCGTGGCCTTCCTCAATGCGGACCGCGGCACGCTGTACTCCATCGTGCCAGACCAGCCTGCCCGGGCGCTGACCACGCGCGCCACACTGACCCGCCCGTCCTTCGACCGGTACGACTGGGTCTGGACGGCGGGCCCAGGGGCCAGCGGTGCCACGGAAATGATCGCCCACCGGCCTGTCGGAGTGGCGGAAGGTGCCAGCGTCCCCGCGGTGACGCTGGCACCGGCCTGGCTCGCCGGACGGTCCGTCAAGGAGTTCCGGGTCTCACGCGAGGGTACCCGCGCGCTGATTTTCACGGAGCAGAACGGCAGGACCAAGGTGCAGGTGACGGGCATTGTCCGGGCAGCGGACGGCACCCCCAAGGACCTGACCGTACCGATGACACTGCTGGCGTCGAGCGATCCGGACCAGGGTGTGTGGGTGGACGACAGCACGATCGCGGTAATGAAAGGGTCCCCGAGCGAATCCGTCACTCCCGAGCTGCTGTCCCTCACCTCGTCCGAACCCCAGCAGCTGACGCCGTGGCCCGGGCTCACCGCACTCAGCGCGGGCAACGGCGTGGAGGAAATCTACGCCCAGTCAGCGGAAGGGATCTTCCAGAGGCTCGGCAGCGGCTGGACCCCGCAGCTCAAGGGACCGATCCATCCGTCCTATCCGGGCTAG
- a CDS encoding LysM peptidoglycan-binding domain-containing protein, whose product MANAEFPKRGSRSAATADAAMAAGILALGVFLAGTGSSIVRRWQSSSARHQSLGFEDQLGMVANTAGLIVIVWWALSLVIAVAAALLERCGKSRAASAAAKFTPAFMRRLALATVGLQLLAASLATASTPPDRPGTASAAPEASAAWTPTPVPAASGAPPPAVDSGSGSAPAHSAATPAVADPHWRPLGPVVEPGPLAGRPLRHQQPGGQAPEVTVRPGDSLWSLSAARLGRYASDVDIALDWPRIYQANRDVIGGNPHLPRPGQVLRLPPGP is encoded by the coding sequence ATGGCGAACGCAGAATTCCCGAAGCGTGGTTCCCGGTCCGCGGCTACCGCCGACGCGGCCATGGCCGCCGGTATCCTGGCGCTGGGGGTGTTCCTGGCAGGAACCGGGAGCAGCATCGTCCGGCGCTGGCAGTCCTCCTCGGCACGGCACCAGTCCCTGGGGTTCGAAGACCAGCTCGGCATGGTGGCGAATACAGCCGGGCTGATCGTGATCGTGTGGTGGGCCCTGTCCCTTGTTATTGCCGTCGCGGCGGCACTGCTCGAACGCTGCGGGAAATCCCGCGCGGCATCGGCTGCAGCAAAGTTCACCCCCGCGTTCATGCGCCGCCTGGCCCTGGCCACAGTCGGACTTCAGCTGCTCGCCGCCTCGCTCGCCACAGCTTCCACCCCGCCGGACCGCCCGGGCACCGCCTCCGCCGCGCCCGAAGCCTCCGCCGCATGGACTCCGACCCCGGTCCCCGCCGCGTCCGGAGCTCCGCCACCAGCCGTCGATTCGGGGTCAGGGTCGGCGCCAGCGCACTCCGCTGCCACCCCGGCAGTCGCGGATCCGCACTGGCGGCCGCTCGGCCCCGTTGTCGAACCCGGCCCGCTGGCGGGACGCCCGTTACGACACCAGCAACCCGGGGGCCAGGCACCTGAGGTGACAGTACGTCCCGGGGATTCCCTGTGGAGCCTGTCCGCCGCCCGGCTGGGTCGTTACGCCTCCGACGTCGACATCGCCCTGGACTGGCCGCGGATCTACCAGGCCAACAGGGACGTCATTGGCGGTAACCCCCACCTGCCGCGGCCCGGGCAGGTGCTCAGGCTCCCGCCCGGACCATGA
- the secA gene encoding preprotein translocase subunit SecA, whose translation MASLIEKLLRTGDKKTLRHLRNYADSINALESSFKTFTDAELREETDRLRARHLDGETLDDLLPEAFAAVREASARTLGMRHFDVQLMGGAALHLGNIAEMKTGEGKTLVATAPAYLNALTGNGVHVITVNDYLAEYQSDLMGRVYRFLGLTSGCILSNQDPALRREQYAADITYGTNNEFGFDYLRDNMAWDKSELVQRGHHFAIVDEVDSILIDEARTPLIISGPAQGDTNRWYSEFAKVVTRLKPEEDYEVDEKKRTVGVLETGIEKVEDYLGIHNLYESANTPLIGFLNNAIKAKELFKRDKDYVILDGEVLIVDEHTGRILAGRRYNEGMHQAIEAKEGVEIKAENQTLATVTLQNYFRMYDKLSGMTGTAETEAAEFMSTYKLGVVAIPTNRDMTRIDQPDLVYKNEAVKFDAVVKDIAERHEKGQPILVGTTSVEKSEYLSRLLAKEGVRHEVLNAKNHAREAAIVAQAGRKGAVTVATNMAGRGTDIMLGGNAEFTAVAELAKRGLDPEENSEEYEAAWPAAFEAAKQSVKDEHEQVLELGGLYVLGTERHESRRIDNQLRGRSGRQGDPGESRFYLSLTDDLMRLFNSGAAERLMNSAVPDDVALESKLVSRAIASAQGQVEGRNAEQRKNVLKYDDVLNRQREAIYGDRRRILEGDDLHEKVQFFLEDTINAFIDAATAEGTGDDWDFNLLWSNLKTLYPVSVTPRDLIDEAGGKSRITVDFLREEILSDARLVYQAREEAIGHESMRELERRVVLSVIGRKWQEHLYEMDYLKEGIGLRAMAQRDPLVEYQREGFIMFQAMMEAIREESVGFLFNLEVEVTPAEDVVVADAAGQHTEHHEPQIRAAGLEAPEKPAQLQYTAPGEDGSAHTRVEAKGSARSGNPAKAAAQDSPRRANKKKRR comes from the coding sequence GTGGCATCACTTATCGAAAAACTTCTCCGCACAGGTGACAAAAAAACCCTGAGGCACCTGCGGAACTATGCCGATTCCATTAATGCCCTCGAAAGCTCCTTCAAGACCTTCACCGACGCTGAACTGCGCGAAGAGACCGACCGTCTCCGCGCACGCCACCTCGACGGTGAGACGCTCGATGACCTCCTGCCCGAAGCGTTCGCCGCCGTCCGCGAAGCCTCCGCCCGCACCCTTGGCATGCGCCACTTCGACGTCCAGCTGATGGGCGGCGCCGCGCTGCACCTGGGCAACATCGCCGAAATGAAAACCGGTGAAGGCAAGACCCTCGTGGCCACCGCACCGGCCTACCTCAACGCCCTCACCGGCAACGGCGTGCACGTCATCACGGTGAACGACTACCTGGCCGAATACCAGTCCGACCTCATGGGCCGTGTCTACCGCTTCCTTGGCCTGACCAGCGGCTGCATCCTCTCCAACCAGGACCCCGCGCTGCGCCGCGAGCAGTACGCCGCCGATATCACCTACGGCACCAACAACGAATTCGGCTTCGATTACCTGCGCGACAACATGGCCTGGGACAAGTCCGAACTCGTTCAGCGCGGCCACCACTTCGCCATCGTCGACGAAGTGGACTCCATCCTCATCGACGAGGCACGCACCCCGCTCATCATCTCCGGCCCGGCGCAGGGCGACACCAACCGCTGGTACAGCGAGTTCGCCAAGGTCGTCACCCGGCTCAAGCCCGAAGAGGACTACGAGGTCGACGAAAAGAAGCGCACGGTCGGTGTGCTTGAGACCGGCATCGAAAAGGTCGAGGACTACCTCGGCATCCACAATCTCTACGAGTCCGCCAACACCCCGTTGATCGGCTTCCTAAATAACGCCATCAAGGCCAAGGAACTGTTCAAGCGCGACAAGGACTACGTGATCCTCGACGGCGAGGTGCTGATCGTTGACGAGCACACCGGCCGCATCCTCGCGGGCCGCCGCTACAACGAAGGCATGCACCAGGCAATTGAGGCGAAGGAAGGCGTCGAGATCAAGGCCGAGAACCAGACGCTCGCCACGGTCACGCTGCAGAACTACTTCCGGATGTACGACAAGCTTTCTGGCATGACCGGTACCGCCGAGACCGAAGCGGCCGAGTTCATGAGCACCTACAAACTCGGTGTCGTCGCCATCCCCACCAACCGGGACATGACGAGGATTGACCAGCCGGACCTTGTCTATAAGAACGAGGCCGTGAAGTTCGACGCCGTCGTCAAGGACATTGCCGAACGGCACGAAAAGGGCCAGCCGATCCTGGTCGGCACCACAAGCGTCGAGAAGAGCGAATATCTCTCCCGGCTGCTGGCCAAGGAAGGCGTCCGGCACGAGGTCCTGAACGCCAAGAACCACGCCCGTGAGGCCGCGATCGTTGCCCAGGCCGGGCGCAAGGGTGCCGTGACGGTTGCGACCAACATGGCCGGGCGCGGTACCGACATCATGCTCGGCGGCAACGCCGAGTTCACCGCCGTCGCCGAACTTGCCAAGCGCGGCCTGGACCCGGAAGAAAACTCCGAGGAATACGAGGCTGCCTGGCCCGCTGCCTTCGAGGCGGCCAAACAATCGGTCAAGGACGAGCACGAGCAGGTCCTCGAACTCGGCGGCCTGTACGTGCTGGGCACCGAACGGCACGAATCACGCCGGATCGACAACCAGCTGCGAGGCCGCTCGGGCCGCCAGGGCGACCCCGGGGAGTCGCGGTTCTACCTGTCGCTGACCGATGACCTGATGCGCCTGTTCAACTCCGGCGCGGCTGAACGGCTGATGAACAGCGCGGTGCCGGACGACGTCGCCCTCGAATCCAAGCTCGTCTCGCGGGCCATCGCCTCGGCCCAGGGCCAGGTCGAGGGGCGCAATGCCGAACAGCGGAAAAACGTCCTCAAGTACGACGACGTCCTGAACCGCCAGCGCGAAGCCATCTACGGCGACCGCCGCCGCATCCTTGAAGGCGACGACCTGCACGAAAAGGTCCAGTTCTTCCTGGAAGATACGATCAACGCGTTCATCGACGCAGCCACGGCCGAGGGCACCGGTGACGACTGGGACTTCAACCTCCTCTGGTCCAACCTCAAGACCCTCTACCCGGTGAGTGTCACCCCGCGTGACCTCATCGACGAGGCCGGCGGAAAATCGCGGATCACGGTGGACTTCCTAAGGGAAGAGATCCTCTCCGACGCACGCCTGGTCTACCAGGCGCGCGAAGAAGCCATCGGGCACGAAAGCATGCGAGAACTCGAGCGCCGCGTTGTGCTGTCGGTGATCGGCCGCAAATGGCAGGAACACCTCTATGAGATGGACTACCTGAAGGAAGGCATCGGCCTGCGCGCGATGGCCCAGCGTGATCCCCTGGTGGAATACCAGCGCGAGGGTTTTATTATGTTCCAGGCCATGATGGAGGCCATCCGGGAGGAAAGCGTCGGATTCCTGTTCAACCTTGAGGTTGAGGTGACGCCCGCCGAGGACGTCGTCGTGGCCGACGCCGCGGGCCAGCACACCGAACATCACGAGCCGCAGATCCGGGCTGCCGGGCTGGAGGCGCCTGAAAAGCCGGCCCAGCTGCAGTACACGGCCCCCGGCGAGGACGGTTCGGCCCACACCCGTGTGGAAGCCAAGGGCTCCGCCCGGTCCGGCAACCCGGCGAAAGCCGCCGCGCAGGACAGCCCGCGCCGGGCGAACAAGAAGAAGCGCCGCTAG